GTTTTAATTAGATGTTGATTTATATTTGCTAATTTATTTTCTTTGCTTTCTATAACTATATTTACCGGCTCTTTTGTTATTCTGTACGCCATTTTCTTAACTGTTGAATCAATTGTTGCTGAGAAACATAAAGTTTGTCTTTTTCTATTACAAACTTCTATAATCTTATCAATTTCATTTCTGAATCCCATAAGTAGCATTTGATCTACTTCATCTAAAATAAGAGTTTTTATCTTAGAAAGATTTATTGCCTTTCTTTCTATCAAATCTACTAATCTTCCAGGTGTACCTATAACGATATCAACTCCTGCATTCAGATTTTCAATTTGTCCTGCAATCTCTCTCCCTCCATAAGTAAGAAGTATTTTCTTATTTTCAAAATTTATTTTTTCTAACTCATCAGCAATTTGAATAGCTAACTCTCTTGTAGGAACTACTATTAATGCTCCTGGTTCTTTTCCAGATTTATTTAACTTTTGTATTAATGGAATTCCAAAGGCAAATGTCTTTCCACTTCCTGTTGAAGCTTGCCCTATTACATCTTTATCATTTAAAATTACTGGAATAGCTTCTATTTGAATCTCTGTTGGTTCTTTTATACCTTTTTTAGCTAAAAGATCAACTATATTTTTATTAACTTTTAATTCATTAAAATTACTCACATATTCTCCTTTAATCACATATATTCTTCAATTGTTTATTATAACATTAATCTCTAAAAAAAGAAATAAATAAACATAAGTTTAATTCTATAATTTTAATCTTTGACTTTTGTAAAAAATCTGTTAAAATATATTTATTTATTTTTTTTATATTTAGGAGGAATTTGTAATGCAAGATTGTCTAAGCGGACAAAAATATATACTAGTTTTTGGAGCTTCTGTTGTTGATATGTTTGGTTTTTGCAACTCATCATACAAAGCCTGTGATTCTATTCCAGGAAAGATAAAAATATCTTTTGGAGGAGTTTCTAGAAATATAGCTGAGAATATGGCCAGAGTTGGAATTAAAACTAAATTTATATCAATTGTAGGAGACGATGAGATTGGTCGTTCTATGTTAACACACTCTTTAAAAATTGGGTATGATATGACTAATTCTCTAATTTTAGAGGGAA
Above is a window of Cetobacterium sp. ZOR0034 DNA encoding:
- a CDS encoding DEAD/DEAH box helicase produces the protein MSNFNELKVNKNIVDLLAKKGIKEPTEIQIEAIPVILNDKDVIGQASTGSGKTFAFGIPLIQKLNKSGKEPGALIVVPTRELAIQIADELEKINFENKKILLTYGGREIAGQIENLNAGVDIVIGTPGRLVDLIERKAINLSKIKTLILDEVDQMLLMGFRNEIDKIIEVCNRKRQTLCFSATIDSTVKKMAYRITKEPVNIVIESKENKLANINQHLIKTSDRRKLDTLCSLLNETNPFMGIIFCRTKVRVDSLEEELSARGYSCQKLHSDIPQAKREKIMKAFKDVEFQFLVATDVAARGVDITGVTHIFNYDITEDVESYIHRIGRTGRAGEKGDSYLFVTDRNTEMLVDIQKHMGIAIPEKEIEYVTGVMSTLELPKKKYNKKINARTKNIEEQKKRYRR